A stretch of Vannielia litorea DNA encodes these proteins:
- the pheS gene encoding phenylalanine--tRNA ligase subunit alpha: MDELRGKYIEAIAGAADEAALEELRLAAVGKKGEVSLKMRELGKMSPEERQVAGPALNALKDEINAALAARKAALGDAALDERLKSEWLDVTLPSRPRRQGTIHPVSQVTEEVTAIFADMGFRVAEGPQIETDWYNFDALNIPGHHPARAEMDTFYMARQEGDNRPPHVLRTHTSPVQIRSMEAGGAPTRIICPGRVYRADYDQTHTPMFHQVEGLAIDRDISMANLKWVLEEFFTAFFGTSVKTRFRASHFPFTEPSAEVDIQCSFEGGTVKVGEGDDWLEVLGSGMVHPDVLRAGKIDPDEWQGFAFGMGIDRIAMLKYGIPDLRAFFESDLRWLRHYGFAALDVPTLHAGVSR; this comes from the coding sequence ATGGACGAGCTGCGCGGGAAGTACATCGAGGCAATCGCAGGGGCGGCCGACGAGGCCGCGCTCGAGGAGTTGCGCCTGGCTGCCGTGGGCAAGAAGGGCGAGGTGAGCCTCAAGATGCGCGAGCTGGGCAAGATGAGCCCGGAAGAGCGCCAGGTGGCCGGCCCGGCCCTGAACGCGCTGAAGGACGAGATCAACGCGGCCCTCGCTGCCCGCAAGGCCGCGCTGGGCGACGCAGCGCTGGATGAGCGGCTGAAGAGCGAATGGCTCGACGTGACGCTGCCTTCGCGGCCGCGCCGCCAGGGCACGATCCATCCGGTCAGCCAGGTGACCGAGGAGGTCACGGCCATTTTCGCCGACATGGGATTTCGCGTGGCCGAAGGCCCGCAGATCGAGACCGACTGGTACAACTTCGATGCGCTGAACATCCCCGGCCATCACCCGGCCCGCGCGGAAATGGACACCTTCTACATGGCCCGCCAGGAGGGCGACAACCGCCCGCCGCATGTGCTGCGCACCCATACGAGCCCGGTGCAGATCCGGTCGATGGAGGCAGGCGGCGCGCCGACGCGGATCATCTGCCCGGGGCGGGTCTATCGCGCCGACTACGACCAGACCCATACGCCGATGTTTCACCAGGTCGAGGGCCTCGCCATCGACCGCGATATCTCGATGGCCAACCTGAAGTGGGTGCTCGAGGAGTTCTTCACCGCCTTTTTCGGCACCAGCGTGAAGACCCGCTTCCGGGCCAGCCACTTTCCCTTCACCGAGCCTTCGGCGGAGGTGGATATCCAGTGCAGCTTCGAAGGCGGCACGGTGAAGGTGGGCGAGGGCGACGACTGGCTGGAGGTGCTGGGCAGCGGCATGGTCCACCCCGACGTGCTGCGCGCGGGCAAGATCGACCCTGACGAATGGCAGGGCTTTGCCTTCGGCATGGGGATCGACAGGATTGCCATGCTGAAATATGGCATCCCCGACCTGC